The following proteins come from a genomic window of Galactobacillus timonensis:
- the tnpB gene encoding IS66 family insertion sequence element accessory protein TnpB (TnpB, as the term is used for proteins encoded by IS66 family insertion elements, is considered an accessory protein, since TnpC, encoded by a neighboring gene, is a DDE family transposase.) → MLKDGTGFSRVIICCGRVDLRRGMDGLAAYVRLNYELDPFEKGVLYLFCGNQCDRIRGICFEGIGMGMYTLRLSKGNRFQWPRNSDEARLITPEQYQRLMAGIAIEGTIRETFPNRNRTPENNDKSETK, encoded by the coding sequence ATGCTTAAAGACGGAACTGGATTCTCGCGGGTCATTATCTGCTGCGGCCGGGTTGATCTTCGGCGCGGAATGGATGGACTGGCAGCCTACGTGAGACTTAACTATGAACTGGATCCATTCGAAAAAGGAGTCCTCTATCTCTTCTGCGGAAACCAGTGCGATCGGATTCGCGGGATCTGCTTTGAAGGGATCGGAATGGGAATGTATACCCTTCGGCTTTCCAAAGGCAACCGATTCCAGTGGCCGCGGAATAGTGATGAAGCCAGACTGATCACTCCTGAGCAGTATCAGAGACTGATGGCCGGAATCGCCATTGAGGGAACGATCAGAGAGACATTTCCGAACCGTAACAGAACTCCAGAAAATAATGATAAGAGTGAGACAAAGTGA
- the tnpA gene encoding IS66 family insertion sequence element accessory protein TnpA: MKGLTRQENEEYWRKLVEEWKRRSPEIKTRTWCKEHGIKERRFYYWAKRIREQESSSCDVVDITEYLESPALPAAISDAESAPVQIEVNRCKVTVNHPSSESTLRMVLRVLKDA, from the coding sequence ATGAAAGGATTGACGCGTCAGGAAAATGAAGAATACTGGCGGAAGCTTGTGGAGGAATGGAAACGGCGCAGCCCGGAGATCAAGACCAGAACCTGGTGTAAGGAACACGGAATAAAGGAACGCAGATTCTACTATTGGGCGAAGCGGATCAGAGAGCAGGAATCGAGCAGCTGTGATGTTGTGGATATCACAGAATATCTGGAAAGCCCGGCATTGCCTGCTGCGATTTCTGATGCAGAATCTGCTCCGGTTCAGATTGAAGTGAACCGCTGTAAAGTGACAGTGAATCATCCTTCAAGCGAGAGCACGCTCCGCATGGTGCTTCGGGTGCTGAAAGATGCTTAA